The region ATCTGCCGATCTGCCGGCATCCAGCCCTTCTGGACCAGCGGCCGCGAACAGCCATATTCGGCTCCAATCACCCGCGCGAGATTCTTCACAAGCTTGAGGTTTTCCGCCGTACCGAGCCCCAAGCCCCCGCCCACCACGACATCGGCATAGGCGAGATTGGAATTAGCCGACTGGCCATCGGAAAGGAACCCGAGGACTTTGGTGACGATCTCTTCCTCGAACATCGGCACCTCGTGCTGAATGACGCATCCGATCGGCTTATTCGTGCGCTGCGGCATCTCCATGACCCTGGGCCGCACTGTCGCCATCTGCGGTCGGCAGTTGAGGGTGTAGATTGTGCAAAGAAGAGAGCCGCCAAAAGTCGGCCGCGTTGCGGCAAGGGAACCGTCCCTATCCACGTCGAGTTCGGTGCAATCGGCCGTAAGACCTGTGAACAAGGTTGTCGCCACGGAACCGGCAAGGTCACGGCCAAGCGTCGTCGCACCGAGAAGCAGAATCTCGGGTTTGTAGGTGACGACGAGATTCGTCAGTGCTTTGGTGAAAGGCTCGTTCCTATAGTCCGCGAGCAGCGGGGTTTCGACGAGGTAGGCAACGTCGGCGCCATAAGCAAAGGCCTCGGCAATGGCATGCTGTGTGGCGTCTCCCGGAGGTCCGAGAACGACGCCTGCAAGGTCGACGCCTAGCTGGTCTGCGAGCTTGCGGCCTTCGCCTAGCAGTTCGAAGGAGACGGGATGGACATGCCCGCGCTCCAGTTCCATGAAGACCCAAACGTGTCGATAGTCCTTGAAATGCTCCGGAAGTTCTTTCTTCATGCCGGCACGGCCGGCGACAGGAGGAGGTGTTTCCTGAGTTGCAGTCAATGTCGTGCTCCTAGCCGTTAGGCGCTAGCGTCGAAGGCGAGTTCCTGTTCCAGCGCCGGCTGACGGGCGAAGATTTCGACGATTAACTCATCGGCAAGATCGATCAGGCCCTTATCGGCCGTGGTGATTTGCTCCGCCTTTTCCACCCGGGCTGTAGGGGCAAAGACGCGTTTGACGACCGTCGGCGAACCACGCAGCCCGCACTTGCTCAGGTCCTCAATGCCGGCATCGGCTGCGCTCCACTTTACAATCGGGCTGCGTGCAGCGCGTAGCGCGTCGTCGAGCGAGCCGCGGCGGATCTCGTTGGTGCCTTCCAGCATGGTGATGAGGCAGGGAAGCCTTCCATGCAGCATCTGCGTGCCTCCTTCCGATCGGCGGTCGACTTTGATTTCGCGCGCCTCCAGATCGATGGAGGCGATTTTCGAGACGTAGGTGAGCTGCAGGAGATCGAGGCGCTTGGCGATGCCG is a window of Rhizobium jaguaris DNA encoding:
- a CDS encoding electron transfer flavoprotein subunit beta/FixA family protein; this translates as MHVVVCIKQVPDSAQIRVHPVTNTIMRQGVPTIINPYDLFALEEALRLRDLHGGEVTVLTMGPPMAEDSLRKALTYGADRAILLTDRHFAGSDTLATSFALSQAIAKIGETFGAPDIVFTGKQTIDGDTAQVGPGIAKRLDLLQLTYVSKIASIDLEAREIKVDRRSEGGTQMLHGRLPCLITMLEGTNEIRRGSLDDALRAARSPIVKWSAADAGIEDLSKCGLRGSPTVVKRVFAPTARVEKAEQITTADKGLIDLADELIVEIFARQPALEQELAFDASA
- a CDS encoding electron transfer flavoprotein subunit alpha/FixB family protein codes for the protein MKKELPEHFKDYRHVWVFMELERGHVHPVSFELLGEGRKLADQLGVDLAGVVLGPPGDATQHAIAEAFAYGADVAYLVETPLLADYRNEPFTKALTNLVVTYKPEILLLGATTLGRDLAGSVATTLFTGLTADCTELDVDRDGSLAATRPTFGGSLLCTIYTLNCRPQMATVRPRVMEMPQRTNKPIGCVIQHEVPMFEEEIVTKVLGFLSDGQSANSNLAYADVVVGGGLGLGTAENLKLVKNLARVIGAEYGCSRPLVQKGWMPADRQIGQTGKTIRPKLYIAAGISGAIQHRVGVGGADLIVAINTDPNAPIFDFAHLGVVTDAIRFLPALTDVFTQRLSPHSRDKLAN